In one Sporomusa sphaeroides DSM 2875 genomic region, the following are encoded:
- a CDS encoding L-threonylcarbamoyladenylate synthase, with the protein MYTKYYRVDPVCPDAAMLAEAAALLRQGELVAFPTETVYGLGANGLDAAAVKRIFQAKGRPADNPLILHIADADKLAELAAAVPASARALVECYWPGPLTVVVERQGHVPDAVTGGLNTVAVRLPSSPVARELIRLAGIPVAAPSANTSGRPSPTTAQDVLADLEGKIAAVIDAGPCDIGVESTVIDCTTPVPTLLRPGGITYEMLIAVLGDIEVDPALDGAKTVPKSPGMKYTHYAPAAPLTLIEAEPVRSAGLLIGEINKALTAGKTVGAIVSAELADSVPPAVMTAVYGSRADAAAVAANLYTVLRSFDDKAVDVIYAEGIAEQGLGLAVMNRLRKAAGYRILR; encoded by the coding sequence ATGTATACGAAATATTATAGAGTTGACCCCGTTTGTCCGGATGCTGCCATGCTGGCAGAGGCGGCAGCACTGCTCAGGCAGGGAGAATTGGTGGCGTTCCCGACAGAGACGGTGTATGGGCTGGGGGCTAACGGGCTGGATGCCGCAGCGGTAAAACGCATTTTCCAGGCTAAAGGGCGGCCGGCAGATAATCCGCTGATTTTGCATATTGCTGACGCGGATAAGCTTGCTGAGCTGGCAGCTGCTGTTCCGGCCAGTGCCAGGGCGCTGGTTGAATGCTATTGGCCGGGCCCGCTTACTGTTGTGGTTGAGCGTCAGGGGCATGTGCCTGATGCCGTGACCGGCGGGTTGAATACGGTGGCGGTGCGTTTGCCGTCATCGCCTGTTGCCAGGGAGTTAATCCGTTTGGCCGGTATCCCGGTGGCTGCGCCCAGTGCCAATACCTCCGGCAGGCCAAGCCCGACCACAGCGCAGGATGTGCTGGCAGATCTTGAAGGTAAGATTGCCGCGGTGATCGATGCCGGACCTTGTGACATCGGCGTAGAATCCACCGTAATTGACTGTACCACGCCGGTGCCGACCCTGCTCAGGCCGGGAGGGATTACTTACGAGATGCTGATAGCCGTGCTGGGCGATATCGAAGTTGATCCCGCGTTGGACGGGGCTAAGACTGTCCCTAAGTCTCCCGGCATGAAGTATACTCATTATGCGCCGGCTGCTCCCCTGACTTTGATTGAAGCCGAACCTGTCCGCAGTGCCGGTTTGCTAATCGGGGAAATCAACAAGGCCCTGACAGCCGGTAAAACGGTAGGCGCCATCGTATCTGCCGAATTGGCGGACAGTGTGCCGCCGGCAGTTATGACTGCGGTCTATGGTTCACGGGCTGACGCCGCCGCTGTGGCCGCTAATTTATATACGGTGCTGCGCAGCTTTGACGATAAGGCGGTGGACGTTATTTATGCCGAAGGCATTGCCGAGCAGGGCTTAGGCTTAGCGGTGATGAACCGCCTGCGCAAAGCCGCCGGTTACCGCATTCTCCGCTAA
- a CDS encoding manganese efflux pump MntP family protein, whose amino-acid sequence MSVFELFVLSAALGTDLFSVAVPLGMNKVRRLIIIRSAIVFALFHIIMILTGYHIGHWLGGVVEHIGAYHIDWPAANVQNIAAIIGALVLAGLGLNMIKDTVRGQEAASLVSPLRGSALFVLAASVSIDALAAGFSLGMMDVDLLQLSMILGLVIFVIALLGLGLGRKLGQYIGSRAELLGGLVLLLLGIHIIWSTI is encoded by the coding sequence ATGAGTGTTTTTGAACTCTTCGTCCTGAGTGCGGCCTTAGGAACCGATTTGTTTTCCGTAGCCGTGCCGCTTGGCATGAACAAAGTGCGCCGGCTGATTATTATCCGGTCAGCAATTGTATTCGCTCTGTTCCATATTATTATGATTTTAACAGGTTATCATATTGGCCATTGGCTGGGCGGCGTTGTGGAGCACATTGGCGCTTACCATATTGACTGGCCGGCAGCTAATGTACAAAACATTGCCGCCATTATTGGCGCATTGGTATTGGCAGGCCTGGGTCTTAATATGATTAAGGATACTGTGCGTGGGCAGGAAGCGGCTTCACTGGTCAGTCCGCTAAGGGGCAGCGCGCTTTTTGTGCTGGCCGCCAGTGTCAGTATTGATGCCCTGGCAGCCGGGTTCAGCCTGGGGATGATGGATGTGGATTTGCTGCAGCTGAGTATGATTCTTGGTCTGGTCATCTTCGTCATTGCCCTCCTGGGCTTGGGGCTGGGCCGCAAACTGGGGCAGTATATCGGGAGCAGGGCTGAATTGCTGGGTGGCCTGGTCCTGCTGCTGTTAGGCATACATATCATCTGGTCAACGATTTAA